Below is a genomic region from Populus trichocarpa isolate Nisqually-1 chromosome 15, P.trichocarpa_v4.1, whole genome shotgun sequence.
CATTTACGATCACATTCGAACAATGTTCGACAAACACATTTCAGGTAACTGGATCATGTTCACTTGAGATATGTTATCTCTATTTCTACAGAAATGGAACAGTTGGTTGGATTCCACAAAGCGTGGAGATTTATGGTTCATTTTCAACTCCTGCcgtgtttttcttcaattcaaccACCGTTCCTGAAGGTGAATGGTATGGAATTAACAAGTGCCAGAACTTTCCTAGTGCCCCTCCTCCTTCTTCAGCACTACGGCTACAGATTATTCCTGGATGGTTTTTGTACTTGATTCTAGGGATTCTTGCTACTTCCATATTTTTATCCTATTAACAGGCGACAACATCCTCCAGCAGTATGATCACAGTCTGTTTCTAGCTAGTTTATTGCTATTGTTTGCTATTTCTGGATTGTTGAGCACCAAAAGGCCATTGTAATGgtacttgaaataattaatatgtaggGGGagcctttttttgtgtttgatgtacttttaatttttttttgatgaattatgTGTAATGTCATTGTGACTcgttaattaattaactctttTGTTACGAGTGAATTTGTGCTGGTTAATTTAGTAGCAATCAGCAGTGTAAGGGTGTAATTATGAGTCTATTGATGTCTATTTCAAATATctctaaatgtttttatatgaaaatatcgaaattatggaaaaatattttaaaaaatcaaattaatcttcGTTTTCAATCTAAACAcagttaaaatttataatttcttgtgGGCACTTCTAGGcgttgttgatatatatatatatatatatatatatatatatatatataaaatctgatGCTGCCACCTTATCCTCTAGCtagttaaaatgaaaaaaaagaagaaaaaaacatctttttctttaatataatgtCGGTCTTGATTTCAAATTTTGGTGGTTTGGTGGTTCATGTGTGgtatgagttattttttaaaagtattttttatttaaaaatatattaaaataaatatttttttatattaacacattaaaattattaaaaaacactaatttaatatttttttcatgtaagaCGCGTTTTCAAAACACAACCGAACATAAtttcaaacccaaaaataaattgtCTTTTCTACCAACAACTATCGGAGTACTTTGtctaataaattaacaaaaaaagtaaTGCTTTTTACTGTAtccctttttataaaatactattaattaaaataatattttttttttgtattttttttaatttttctcattcaacggttttttttcagtttcatcattcgggattaaatttattttttattggattgtaCCACTCTTATGATGCGGGTCACGGCCTCGCGGGTTTGGTTGGTTAACCtggttgactcaggttttttttcttaattgactcccctctaattttatcatttaatactggattaattgagaattaggcttcatgatttgttttgatttgctttttattaagttatcacAACCTCATTACCGAGGGATAGTGCTTGGCGGGTTAATTTGAGTTGACTTGGGTTACTTTTTGTgtacttttttttagttgatttttttcaattttatcattcaatgttgacttgattgagaattgtgctccattatttgttttgatttgatttgatttctatgagggttatctcaatcttatgatcAAGATCACAAGTTTGGTAGGTTAAATTGGAtcg
It encodes:
- the LOC7481842 gene encoding embryo-specific protein ATS3B, encoding MRRAHCTFLLCFAFVFAVLSKADQPINKFQPHVHKAFTPGLIQQTVGSSCAYTVVISTSCLSPKYTTDQISIIFGDAFGNQVYDSKLVNPFTITFEQCSTNTFQVTGSCSLEICYLYFYRNGTVGWIPQSVEIYGSFSTPAVFFFNSTTVPEGEWYGINKCQNFPSAPPPSSALRLQIIPGWFLYLILGILATSIFLSY